A segment of the Bacteroidales bacterium genome:
TCATATACTCCTAACAACTATATTTCCACAATAATCACACAATATTATATAAATGATGAATGGCAAGATAATGCAAAAAGAACTTATTTATATGATATCAATAATAATTTGACAGAAGATATATTAAGTTCAGATTATTTTGATTCTACAAAATTTCTATATGAATACGATGAAAATAATAACGGAATAAAAGGAGGATATTATGCCATATATGGAGACGAGTGGGTTAATGGTCAGTCAAATATAGAAATGTATTACAATAATATGCAAAGTACTTATAATGATACTAGGCAATGTTGTTTGATAACTATCTCCTACACCAAAACCCCTAAACCCGCCGGCATAGAAGAAATAGAACCATCAACATCAGAAATAGCCATCTACCCTAATCCATCAAAAGATTATATTAATATTTCAGTGGAAAATGATGAAATAGAAAACGTTCAAATCTACAACCTGACCGGTAAATTAGTAAAACAAGAGAAATCAAACAAAATCAATATTAATGATTTGCCTGTAGGAATGTATATTATTAAGGTTGAGACGGATGGTGGAAATTGTATTAAGAAAGTTATTAAGGATTAAGCTTAATTATGAAAATTTAGAAATATGAAGTAAGAAGTTGATGAAGGATTATTTAACATTATCAATAATCTTTCACCAATTTCAGTATTTCTAATTGTAAATAGCATTTATCACATTCAAAAATAAAAAACATTTTTCAAGCCCGTTTCCGGATTGAAAATTCCAAACTTCATCAGGTTGTGCAAGTCTGCCTTCACTATAAATAGATTTATTAGGTAAATCTAGAATTATCTTGTGGATTTCTTCAATGCTTTTATCTCTTAACGCTTCAACTGAAACCGGATTACGCTCAAAGACTGCTTTTATAAAAGGTTCCCAAGCAATATTATCCATATCGCGATAAACATATAAGGCAAAATTAGCCGATTCTATTTCATTTTGTTTACTTCTTACATAAGAAATAATTTCTTCCCTTGTCATTAAAGGGTTAATTGCTAAAATTTCCTCCTTAATGTATTCTTTATCAGAACCGGGCAAATCAGGAACAACATTAATGTACTTTTCAATTTCATCAAAAAGCGTATCCATCTTTGAACAACCTTCGGGAATATACATCGAATAAAAATAATTTTTAATGGTATCAAATTCAGCGTGGGGATTTTCGTTTAAAAAATCTTCAAAAATATTGATAAGAATTTTTTTATTATCGGGCATTGCGTGAAAATCTCTCGGATCCATTTCTTCGAATAAGGCATTCTTACTATTTGAGGCCAATGAATTTTTGCTGTTCAACTGATATTTATAGATTGTTTTAAAATCTATATAGCATTCCTTTCCGTTTCTAAAATGTTTATATTGAAAACAATCCCAAAATTCGGGTTTTGTTCTGATATAGTTGATAAAAATCTCAAAATTGAATTTCGTATGTAGAAAATTAGTGAATAGATGTGTAAATTCTTGATAATATGATTTGAAGATAGTTGCTTCTTTATAGAAGGTATGTATATAACCGGTTATATGCGACACTATAGTAATTTTTTCATTTTCGATAGCACGTCTTGCTTTTGCCGATAATTCCGTAGCATTAAACCACATTTTCTTTGTAACCAACCTTCTGTTGTTTGTTAAAAAGCCTTCTTTTTCGGCAATAAATCCTTGCGAATGTAATGGCGTTGCGATAAGAAAGATTTTTTCCAAAGGAATTTTTCCTATGACAAACAGTGCGGCAGCGTAAAGTGTTACTA
Coding sequences within it:
- a CDS encoding T9SS type A sorting domain-containing protein, whose translation is SYTPNNYISTIITQYYINDEWQDNAKRTYLYDINNNLTEDILSSDYFDSTKFLYEYDENNNGIKGGYYAIYGDEWVNGQSNIEMYYNNMQSTYNDTRQCCLITISYTKTPKPAGIEEIEPSTSEIAIYPNPSKDYINISVENDEIENVQIYNLTGKLVKQEKSNKININDLPVGMYIIKVETDGGNCIKKVIKD